The following proteins are encoded in a genomic region of Xanthomonas citri pv. mangiferaeindicae:
- a CDS encoding acetyl-CoA carboxylase carboxyltransferase subunit alpha — translation MNPNYLDFEQPIADLEAKIQELRQASDGPAVNIDAELATLRDKLRKRTAHIFRDLTPWQVSQLARHPQRPYTNDYIRTFCDEFEELAGDRAYGDDAAIVGGLGRIDGRSVMIIGHQKGRDTKTKVRRNFGMPRPEGYRKALRLMKMAERFKLPLLTFIDTPGAYPGIGAEERGQSEAIARNLMEMAELRIPIICTVIGEGGSGGALAIGVGDRTVMLEYSTYSVISPEGCASILWKDAAKARDAAEQLGLTAKRLKQLGLIDKVVREPIGGAHRNPRQTATRLKAVLMNELDQLEQLPVETLLQRRYERLRSYGAYEAA, via the coding sequence ATGAACCCGAACTACCTCGATTTCGAGCAGCCCATCGCCGACCTGGAAGCCAAGATCCAGGAACTGCGCCAGGCCAGCGATGGCCCGGCCGTCAACATCGACGCCGAACTGGCCACGTTGCGCGACAAGCTGCGCAAGCGCACCGCGCACATCTTCCGCGACCTGACCCCGTGGCAGGTCTCGCAGTTGGCGCGCCACCCGCAGCGGCCCTACACCAACGACTACATCCGCACGTTCTGCGACGAGTTCGAGGAACTGGCCGGCGATCGCGCCTACGGCGACGATGCCGCGATCGTCGGCGGCCTGGGCCGCATCGATGGGCGCAGCGTCATGATCATCGGCCACCAGAAGGGCCGCGACACCAAGACCAAGGTGCGGCGCAACTTCGGCATGCCGCGGCCGGAGGGCTACCGCAAGGCGCTGCGGCTGATGAAGATGGCCGAGCGCTTCAAGCTGCCGCTGCTGACCTTCATCGACACGCCCGGTGCCTATCCGGGCATCGGCGCCGAAGAACGCGGCCAGTCCGAAGCGATCGCGCGCAATCTGATGGAGATGGCCGAGCTGCGCATCCCGATCATCTGCACCGTCATCGGCGAAGGCGGCTCGGGCGGCGCACTGGCGATCGGCGTGGGTGACCGCACGGTGATGCTCGAATACAGCACCTATTCGGTGATCTCGCCCGAGGGCTGCGCGTCGATCCTGTGGAAGGACGCGGCCAAGGCGCGCGATGCCGCCGAACAGCTCGGCCTGACCGCCAAGCGGCTCAAGCAGCTGGGATTGATCGACAAGGTTGTGCGCGAGCCGATCGGCGGGGCGCACCGCAATCCTCGACAGACCGCGACGCGGCTCAAGGCGGTGCTGATGAACGAGCTCGACCAGCTCGAGCAGTTGCCGGTCGAGACCCTGCTGCAGCGCCGCTACGAGCGTCTGCGCAGCTACGGCGCCTACGAGGCGGCGTGA